The DNA window GAACCCCTCGACCTCTATGGGAAGTACCTCCCCCCTCCGTGGAACGTAGACATTCGAACAAGCCTGGGGAAGGTTGCTCCTTcgaaagaattttttttttttttcctgctgcGTCCTCTGAATTGGGCTTACCTCGCACTCGGTTGCTCGGCAGGGCACCCCTGTGTGTGCGTTGATACATTCGTGCATAGGCACACTTGTGTGTGTTCGCCTTCTGCTCCCTTCGGCTGCGCACCACTCACGTATTGTTACTCTGCGTAGCGTACGATTGCGTGGAAACAAATTCCCCTGGGTTTTTTGCGCGTGGAAGAGTAGGTAACCTCTACCactatgctttttttttttcctctctctCGGAACGTGCACTGCTAGCCAGTTCTTCCCCCGTTAAGGCGAAACTGCCGCGCTTTAACAGCTCGCAGAAAAGTCATTCCCCCGATGTGTTGGGTACCTTTGATGGGGAAAACCAAAACGGGGCGAAGCACACCATGTTTGAGCGGTCACCATGTTTGAGCGGCCATCACGAATGAGCAGTCACCACGAATGAGCAGTCACCACGAATGAGCAGTCACCACGAATGAGCAGTCACCACGAATGAGCAGCCACCACGAATGAGCTGCCTGTTCGTCTTGGCCTAGCTCAGCTCAGTTTAGCTAAGTTTAGCTTAACCGTaggaatgaacaaattttaattaacaaTCGATCGTTTCAATCATTCTGGAGGGGTTGATGCATCTCTATGAggatttcccccccccggaAACCAACTCCCAACAGGGGAGCAGAGCACACATGCAAGTACGTAGCACATGGCACATAGCACATGGCACATAGCACATAACACATAACACATAACACGGGGGAGGAAAGGGATAACCAACTGCGtgtagaaaaagaaaaaatcagaaaaaacGTTTCATCAAATAGGTACCAAATAATGCATTACTGCAAGACAGTGTAGGGGGGGATCATATAGTGGGGGAATCAGACATGCATGGAGCGCGTCTGGGGGGGGATATCATAACCAAACGGGTAAGCCACTCACTGGGCTACaatcacacaaaaaaaaaaaaaaaaaaatcgtaaaaaaatatgaacaagccAGCCGCAaatggtagaaaaaaaaaaaaattgtccaaaaaaaatatgaacaagccATCTGCAAatggttggaaaaaaaaaaaaagtgcaaaaaaaatatgaacaggcaaggtaaaaaaataaaaattggcCAGTGAAAACTAACATGTCCCATTTAACACCACTCACTCAGGGGTGgcaaagaaggaggaaagaaaGTGCAGTCAATGAACGCACGCTCGCTGTAGCACTATCCCAATTTGGAATGAGTCATTTTTCCCGACTGGAAAATTAACtcaattattttgtacatcaCTATTGCAAGAATGGACACCAGGAAGCTCCGAACGACTGCGGGTGGGGGGGCAGAGAGAGGAAAAGAGACCGATAAATGAGAACAATAAATATGGCGAATCAACATGCATAAACGCACATGCGCGGTAGGACCCCGCTTTCACAGTGCGTTGTAGAGAATGTCTTACCCAGTCTGTGGCGCACACTCTGCGACAGGGGATTAAACTCTGCCTTGAAGTACCTCTTCGCGGTGGACCACGCCGCAGTGTGCAATGGCTCTGCCGAAGAAGCGCTGTCATTCGACTGAACAGCCGTTTCCGCGGGCCCCGTACTGTTGGTATTATCGAAAGTTTTCTCTTCACCAATTGTCATTATGTCGACGTAGTCCTTTACAAAGGTGTAGTGATCAGTTTGCGTGTTATTATCCCTATTTGTTGCGCCGGCCTGTATATACCTACGTTCAATCGCTTCCTGTGTGTACCTCTTCAGATTGTTGACGGAGATTTCCAGCTCAGGTAGGgcgttgttttttatttggtaCTTGAAAAAGGTGTGCTTTATAAATTCGATGTCGTAAGCGAAGTCGATGTGTGTGCAGGGGGTTCCCGCGTTGGAGGTTCCCCCGTTGGAAGTCCCCCCGTTGGAGGTTCCCCCGTTGGAAGTCCCCCCGTTGGAAGTCCCCCCGCTGGAGGTTCCTCCATGGGAGGCTTGCcccgtttttccccccccactgTTGTCCGTTTCCCCCTCCAGGAGCACATTGTGCAGCGTGAGTGTGATGACTGTACGGAAGCATCCAGCTAGCGGTACACTGCACAGAAGAACAACGCATTTCTGTATGATAATGACattatggagaaaaaaaaaagataaattttCCTTCACGTCAGATCGTGCAGGCATGCCAAACACTCTCTTCTCATCATCAAACAGAGATATATTATAAACGGATTCGTACGAAACGTGTCCCTTGCTCTGTAGTTCCCTATTCAAATTGTTCAAGTGCTCATAACTTAAACTGTTTGGGTTCTTGTCCTGAACATTTTTCACAAACGGGTTCTTATCATCGAATTGGGAGAAGATGTcgatgaatatttttttaaaatcttcaTTTATGTGTAGACTATCAGTGTGGTAGttgcattttataaaatttttttccctcatcaGATCTTCCTCTTTGTTTGTAATGTTTTGTTGTACAGTCTCGCTTCTCGTTTGTATGActatatattcttttttttctttgtttggAGGGGTGGTTCTTCCTGTGTTTTGCTCTTCGTCAGCTCGCTCTTCCGTCCGCTCTTCCGCCAGCTCTTCCGTCCGCTCTTCCATCCGCTCTTCCGTCCGCTCGGGATGGTCCTTCATTAGTATGTCGTACTGCGTCGGCGTGATGTTGTAAACGACGGACTCGTCATGCTGCTTCTTCGAACTCTTCGCTTCGCTCCGTAGATGGGGgcgtttcttcttcttcctcctccgatTTGGCTGACCCTGCCCGGTGGGTCCTTCCCCTTGGCTTGGCTCTTTCGTCGCTTCGTTTTCGCCGCCTCCATCCCCATCCTCATCGTCTTCCTCATCGtcatcttcctcttcctctccttcttctccttcttcctcttcttcttcttcctcctctcccctcTCCTCACTGTTGTACAGAACGACTCCCTTCTTGGGGATCTCACTAGCCAACCTGTTATCACGCATCATATGCATAATAAAGTCATGCGCATGATCCCTGTGTACAAAGGACGTGAAAACGAAGGACTTGTTTTTCGCAACAATTTTCAAAGCATTGgggataaaattaaagacgCTCATTTTCTGTACAGCTACTATAGACTCGTATGGAATGCGCACAATGGAAATTTTTGAGAACAGAGAATCGAAGAGGGACATGAAGTAGACGCTGTCGTGGGTAATGAACATTTTTCCCTGGAGGAGGATTTTCTTCATGAGGGCGCAGCTGTACGTTTTGATGGAACTGCGGACGATTGCATCTAAGTTGTTTTTGTCCGGCACTGTGTACGTGTAGTTTTCTTCGGACAGCATGGGGGCCAGGTCGGCGGCCCTTTGGTTTGCATCTCCTAAGTTGGCGGCCCCCTGGTTTGCACCTCCTTCGTTGGGGggctctccttttttatcacctcTCTTTGCAACATCATGGTTCGGGGCCTCTTCGTTAGAGCCATCCTTCTCGGgcgcttcctcctccgccgcTTCCTTCTCGGgcacttcctcctccgccgcCCCCTTCTCCGCCGCTCCCTTCTCAGGCACTCCCTTCTCCGCCGCTTCCTTCCCCGCCGCTTCCTTCCCCGCCGCTTCCTTCCCCGCCGCCCCCTTCTCTACTGCTTTCTTCCCCCACTTCCTTCTCCCTCTAAgcttccacttcctccttttgtcATACGTCTTTTTAATGTAGTCCAGCACGCCCTCACTCACGCCATCAAATGAGAACTCGCTGCAGCCGTCGTACGATTTGGTGCTCTGCTCCTCTATGGGGAGCACCCGTTCGGCATCGACATTGGCGTTGGCACCGGCGTCGTCTGCTGGCGGTGCGGCCGTGTCTTCGCCCACGTCTGCTTCTCCCACGTCTGCTGGCGGTGCGGCAGTGTCTTCGCCCACGTTTGCTTCTCCCACGTCAGCTCCTCCCACGTCTGCTCCTCCCACGTCTGCTTCGCCCACGTCTGCTTCTCCCACGTCTGCTTCTCCCACGTCTGCTTCGCCCATGTCTGCTTCGCCCATGTCTGCTTCGCCCATGTCTGCTTCGGTCACCACTACTACGCCTACCTCTTCCATTCTTCCCACTCCTTTCCCTACCGCTGCTCCCCCTTCTTCGGAACGACCAGCGTCATCCCCGAAAGTAGCTAACCGCGCAGGGGCTCGCAAGTCCTTCTCTTCTGTGCACGCTGCTCCAGGCGGCAAGTCCTCATTAATAACGTCACGAGAGAAACTTCCTCCTTTTGAGCAGTCGCCAAAGCAGAGTTGGTCGCCCACATCGCCTAGAcaactaatttttttcagtgaGTCGCTCGGGGGGATGCACCCTGTTTCGACGAGCATGTCGGGTTGGTTAGCAGAGCGGTCAGCCCGTTGGTTGGCAGAGCGGCCAGCCGGTTGGTTGGCAGAGCGGTCAGCCGGTTGGTCGGTCGCTTGCCCTGTTGACCGCCCCGCCTTGGAGTCGGTGAGGCTGCTTCCGTCCGGTGGTTCCCCTTCGGAAGGGTCCCTCCGCCtggcttcaaaaaaatggggactcCTCAAAAGGTGCGCGATTTTCTTATCCGCTTCGGGTTCTCCTATGGTGCACTTTCCTGCGTAGGTGGGGGACAAAGGTTCGTCGATTTTATCAGTCTCGAGTCGAGCGCAACAGAATTCGCAAGTGAACGTGGATTTACGCGTAagtgtatatacatgtgtgcgTTTACTGTGGGGCTCTACGCAAATCAACATGCAGCCTCCGCTGTCACGCAGGGGTGTGTGTAGGGGAGGGTGCACCTGTGCTCACGCGCACTTACATAGCACATTTACACATGAGCACTAACACAGGTGTAGACTTAAATGCACAGAAATGAGTTCGCACCGAGGTGGAAGGTTACAAAGTGCGAGGGGTTAcatgcactttttttcccactcaTTGCGCGTTCACTCGTTTACTCGTTCACCCGTTCATGTTTGGAAgcccctttgcatttttttttttttttttttttttttttttgttgatcTCACATCGTGCACTTTGCAGGGGGCACCCACCGTCGCAGCAACGGGCATATTCACTCTTGGATGTAAAGGTACGCTTGCGCGATTTCTCCTGGAGCCACATCCACAGGTGTACCGCGTAGCTGTACGTACACGCATTGTTCTTTCCCTCTTAATTCGTCCACGCCGAGGGCAGAAGTGGGCCGACGGCTGGCGCATCCCGTACCGCTCTTTGTTCTACTTGGTCAAACGTCACATGAGttatcctcccccccccggtgatgacgatgatgacgacTCATATGCACACTTTTGTGTAAGTACACACtcgaaggagaaaacaaaaaggatataatttttttcttcacacaCATGAACACACTTGGGCAGTCACCCAGAGGAGAGGCCATCCCAAAAAGCTGCACAAGGCATCATTCGAGgtgtgcacatttgtgtGTAGAGGAGCAGGTGTAGTTTCCTCTCCTCACAGCTGCGTCATCGTACAATGTAACATGATTGACCCTCACCACTCTCCTAGCCATCACGCAGTTGCGAAGTTGCGATGTACACAGTTGCGAGGTACACGGTTGATTCACGTGCACATGGGAAGAGCTCCTTGGCAGGGAAGCGCCCCGTCAGCCTGGGCACCAACTGAACGTTTTATTTCTCTCCCTACTTTTTAATCCCTCCGTTGGGTGTCCCTTCCCCTCGTCTCCATCCTCTGGATATCTGTACgttgcacaaaattttttcatctccaAGTGGAACCTTCTGCTTGGCTTGGTTTGGCTGCCTCTTCGTTCATCTACATTTCTGCAGTGGGGCGGGGGGCTAACTGTGCAGTGCGCATCGATGGGTGCGGTGGACGCGGCGGACAATCGACACAATCGATACAATCAACCCTGCTATGCTATATTTGCACAGCACTCCTtaacggaaaaaagaagaggtaCCTAAAAAACGTGTCGTAGGGAAGGGCTATAATTTCCATCATAGGGAGGATCTCCtgggagtggaaaaaaaaaaaaatgaaagctaACTGGAGTGACAACGCAGTGGAGGGGTAGAACCatccaaaaggggagatTGATAACGGGTTGGACAAGCAAAGGAATCCTTTTTTCATGAGAGGATGAATGGGTCAACTGGTAAAGGAACCCTGGGAATGAACCAACCCTTACCTGATTCGTCTGTTCGTTTTTATAGTCACGTAGAGGATCCAGGTCTGATTTAATTTGTATGTAATCTCTCCACCTGTACGTTATGGCTGTTTGGAAAGGGGACAGAGATGATAGggatgtgtgtgtgtggggaaATTACTTCTTTGTTGGTGACACGAGAAGGGATTATCCTAAGGGGGCATTCAATGGGGCAGTGTCTCTCCTGGGTGAAAAGCTGTTGTTGTTTCGTTACTTTTCTGCCCcattgtttcctttttttttttttcatgcaaaTGGTTTACTCGGTCGGCTGTTCATGCGGCTGcgtggggggagggggaaagagaaaaaaaatgagaagggggaaaaaggcgGTGCAAAACGCGGCAGGTGAAAGGAGGCTGCGAACTGCGAAAGATGGCCAACGAAACAAACTGCGGAGACGAACTGCCTAACTCGGCGTCCGCGTgagcttcccctttttttttgcccaccTGTGATGTCCGTTTCTCGCGGCGGCGCTGCATTTTCCGGTGGGGAGGAGGTAGCCTACGTTCTTTGTGCCGAGGTGGGCGCTCAAGTGGGACCTGTGATTGAAGCGCAGCGGGAAGGAGATGaacagggggaagaagcagaagaaaaggagcagGCAAAGGGATAGCAACAACACGGACAACAAAGGGGTACACATAAGCAGACGGACGGATAGGCAAACAGATGGACTGACGGACTAACTGACTAACGACCCTCTCGCACAGATACGCACACACGCGCAGTGCCGCTCCCCCTCCGCCTTACATGAACGAGGGCAAATAGTCAACCCCGCGCAAAGCCCCGGCCAAGCGGGTCACCTGCCTCTTCCACTTCTCCACCCGACGGTGGCTCCTTTCCGTTTGCGAAATGCACAGCAGGTACAGTTCGATGATGACGCTTttctaaaaagggaaggagaaaaagaaagaatgaACGGTATGTCCACGTCAGAATGAACGGTACGTCCAAGTCATGTTCAGCGGATCAACAGGGGTGCTACCCAATTAACCCAAACCATTTTAAGTTTTTCTTTCGCCACCCTAGATGGTCCGATGACTCACCTTTCTGTTCGGGTCCTTAGATAGGTGGAAATTCTGCAGGGGGTGGAAGAGGAGAGATAGAATGAGGGGAGTACCCATTAAAGGGGTTTCTACATAAGTGTAGACATGACACTCGGTGAGGGTGCACAGATTAGACGGCATAGGAGAGGGACATTATTTTGACGGGTAGGAGAGAGGAGGGAAAACgggggttcagggtttagggttcagggtttagggttcaggtttagggtttagggttcagggtttagggttcagggtttagggtttagggttcagggtttagggttcaggtttagggttcacatttagggttcagatttagggttcagatttagggtttagggttcagatTTATGGAGTccctttttcatgtttttcttttctcctttgtacTTACACGCATGATACGTTTTAAAGTATCGTAGAATGAAGTGTTCAGCTGAACAACAGTGTTGAGGCACTCGAGGAGGTGCGATGTCAGCTGACTGCTTTGTTTGTCCTGCAATGTTGGGGAGAGCATAATTAGGATATTGATTTCGTTGCTTTGAGGGAATTGGCATGTGGGAGTCTCCTCTTGGttgagttattttttctgtctcgcaattttttcccataccCGGTTCACCATGTTGTGCTCGTGTAACGTGCGGAGGCGTCTGTTTAGTTGGCGGTAGGTTTTGCAgacctgcggggggggatgTGTGTTGGGGGATAAGGGTCGAGGGATGTGTCACCAATGGTGGAGCCACACAATTGGGTTCCACTAATCCTGAGGAGTGAATCTTTATTCCATGCTTGGACACACGTATCATAGGTATGGTGCAGTGGTGATGGTGGGTGGCAACTCACCCCCGACTTACCTGACTGATCGgatgcttcttcttcctgagGAGAAACCTAACAAGAGGTGACCATCAATGGTAGGAGAAGCAACGTTAACACTGCAACTGTgtttgtatgtgtgtgtagaTAAAGAGTAGGAGAGCTGGGGGCACTTGTATGGAGAATGGAAAAACTGTTTTACTTCACCAGGTCGTCGAAACTCTCATCGACtattgcttcttcctccatggGGGTTCCATTAGGCTGCTTCTCTCCTGAGTTCTCTCTCACCAactgataattttttttctcctcttcaaAAAGGACACCAATTTGTTGACCATTCGAATGACCTGGATGGGTTACACTCGTGTGGTTATTTTCTGCACAGAGGGGGAATGCACCGATTGGGGAGGTCCCTCTGATGATGCTTCCACTGCTAGGATGGTTAGCATTctgggggggaagcgtcATATGGTTGTCTCCATGTAGGTCTATGTCCTCCCCCTCTGAGACGGCTTCCATCCCTAcggcttcctcctttttactTTCCCAAGTGAGCAGTTCTGCGTTCTTCCCGTTTGGGTAGCTGCAAAAGAATGGGTGAAGGATTTACAAAGCGAGATGGCAGGATGGGAGGATCGGAGGATCGGAAGTGTGTGGGGGGCGGCGGTGAAAGGAGGCAGATCGGAACGAGTTGACCCCCTTTTCACGGAGACACTTCTCTCAGGTGTGCCCATTTACAGACTACTCTGCGACTGCTCTGTGACTGCTCTTTGACTGCTGTGTGGATTACCCAATCGGAGGCGCACACACTCCCTTTAGCTTCCGTGCGAggtgcttcatttttttcctgcaggAAGTGGCGGAGGATGCGCGATGTGATAGGGGTGCACTTTGACACACATGCCAAGTGATACGTACGACTGGATAGCTTTCtaaagtggaagaaaaaggttGCGAGTGAGAGGATTTGTAGCCACTCCCTCGCTCGATTGCTCGCTCGATTGCTCCCTCGATTGCTCACTCCCGTGCGGGGGTTACCTGAGGCGACGGGATGAGACGTCGTGTCGGCGTAGAAGATCGAAGCAGAGGTTAAGTAGCCCCCGATTTACTTCCTCATTTAGACGCCTGCACAGAgtgcataaaaaattcaacacCGCTTCGATCCTCAacttgaaagaaaaaagtaagtTGGAGTGAGCATCGGAGATGGTGTGATGGCAGCTTCCCTGTTTGTCTTTGCAGTGGACTCTCGTGTCTGACTCCTCCCTAAGTATACCCCGACATCGAACTGAGTGAACCTTCACAAATATACGATGCAAGTCCTGCAAAAAGGACACATActctttatttatttctctaCAAATGAGCTCAAAATAAATCTGTTTCAACTTTATTTTCTGCCTGATTAGTTTAAGTCTCTTCATGGAGAGTCCCTGTGATGTACTTGACCGGGTTCCCACTAGTCGAAGTTGAGTCGTTATGTGGTCAAGTATGAGATCGGTTGGGTGGGATCTGCGTGCTGTGGTGTCGCTCTGCATGGGAAGAGCCGCTTCACCGCCATTGCATCTACACACTGGCTGAGTGCCATCATTCGGGGGGTCGTCCCCGCCATGGGGGCTGCCCTGTTGATTAGCGGTGAAGCTACCCTGCTGATTAGCGGTGAAACTACCTTGATGGCTACCCTGTTGACTACCCTGCTGACTACCCTGATGACTACCCTGCCGACTACCCTGATGGCTACCCTGATGGCTACCCTGATGACTACCCTGCTGACTACCCTGCTGCCTATCCTGATGACTACCCTGATGACTACCCTGATGGCTGCCCCCCTTAGCTGCCCGCGCAAGCGCCTTCTCGGCGCGCGCCCGGTGCCTCTCCACCAGGGCCATCCATTTTAAAAGCTTTATAAACTCGTTCAGCCGACGAAGGTATGCATCTATGACGAACACGCAGTTCCTCACGTGGGTGTATGCATCTAAAGAGATCAGTGGTTTGGCCCTCGAGCGGGCCTTTTTCGCTGCCGTTGTTCTCGAGTCAAGAGTCGTGTTGCTGGGGTGTGAAAGCGAACCCTTGGCGCGTCCCTTCGGAGGGGGCCCTTCGAAAGTTGGCGCATCTTGGTTCGCGCGCGAAGTGGGATGAAAAAGGCACAGAGGAAGCATAGCCGAATCACAGCCGAATCACAGCCGAATCACAGCCGAATCACAGCCGAATCACAGCCGAATCACAGCCGAATCACAGCCGAATCACAGCCGAATCACAGCCGAATCACAGCCGAATCACAGCCGAATCACTGCCGAAGCAGAGTGGAAGTGTAGCGTGGGTTTACTACTCTCCAAAGCTGTAGCTCCTAATATGCGCAAaaaggtaagaaaaaaaaaaaaaaaNNNNNNNNNNNNNNNNNNNNNNNNNNNNNNNNNNNNNNNNNNNNNNNNNNNNNNNNNNNNNNNNNNNNNNNNNNNNNNNNNNNNNNNNNNNNNNNNNNNNNNNNNNNNNNNNNNNNNNNNNNNNNNNNNNNNNNNNNNNNNNNNNNNNNNNNNNNNNNNNNNNNNNNNNNNNNNNNNNNNNNNNNNNNNNNNNNNNNNNNNNNNNNNNNNNNNNNNNNNNNNNNNNNNNNNNNNNNNNNNNNNNNNNNNNNNNNNNNNNNNNNNNNNNNNNNNNNNNNNNNNNNNNNNNNNNNNNNNNNNNNNNNNNNNNNNNNNNNNNNNNNNNNNNNNNNNNNNNNNNNNNNNNNNNNNNNNNNNNNNNNNNNNNNNNNNNNNNNNNNNNNNNNNNNNNNNNNNNNNNNNNNNNNNNNNNNNNNNNNNNNNNNNNNNNNNNNNNNNNNNNNNNNNNNNNNNNNNNNNNNNNNNNNNNNAAAAAAGGagtaataaaatgaaaaaaaaaattgtggcgCGCGGAGGAagatacagaaaaaaattacacagcGGAGTTGAGATATGTACAGTGCAGTACAGTACAGTGCAGCACAGCACAGTATggtgtaaataaaaatggagatcCGTCCGTCGGGTTTCTCCCCTTCGGGGAAAGGTAACACTTGGGTGTGTGGGTGAGGGGCACACATAcgcgaaaggggaagagggCGGGGGGattttgttatttaaaaaaaaggggggggagggaagtaATGGTCACCGGGGTTGGACCCACATAACGAGCGGTGGGACAACTGCGATTGGGGGGTAGACTCACAGGGGTGGCGCTGCTCCTGTACCAATGCCGCATTCATCGCTTCACCCCTGGGTGGTGGCCCGGCGGCAGCTGGAATGGAGAGTCACGTAAAAGCTTTCGATGGACTTCCACAAAAGGCAGAGGTGGTAGCTCCTAccgggaggaaaaaaaccaTTGCTCACACAGAAGCCATTCTGAAGGAGGAAATTCATATCCTCGTCTCgccaaatttttattttcattttttttaagtcattAAAAAACAGTAGGTCATCAAATGTCAGTTTCTCCCCATGAGAGTGTCCTTCTCTCCTGtggttcttcttccttctgctGTCCTCATCGTTTATCCTCCTTTCCAATTCTTCATTACAGAAGTGAATAAATTTGGATAGATACTCGTCGTAATCTGCATCGGAGCACCAGTTGTTACCACTAAACTTGATGTTTGCCGATCCTTTGGTGTCACTCGTCTCGGTTTTACTTCCCTGAATGCTCAGCTTCTCTCCGTGATTATCGTGTgtgaatttattaaaaagggcaGAGTCCACTACTTCAAACAGGGCACTATTCATGTTGTGACCCTCTCGGTAAAGGTGGCTCTGCGTGAGGCTTTTCATTTGCACCGAGTGGACTATCTCGTCTATGTCCGCGCAGTTGAACAGAGTCGTCAGGACGGACAGCGCCAGCGTGTCGACGGGGGTGTGGGAGCCACTGTGGGAGCAACTGTGGGAGTCACCGAGCCAATCCCCATTGCGGGCCTCGCAATCGTCATTACTTTTGCCACCCCGGGCGTTTAATCCCGACCTCCCCTTCCTGAGCGACTTCAACAAGTGCTCGTACTTATCCGTGGCCCCGGGGTGCAGCGCGTTGAAGTGGCTGTTGAATTTGTGTCTGAAGGGGGCGTACTCCAGGGGGGGCGACGGCGCTGTCCAGGGGGAAGGCGTTTTCGAGGTGTGCGCCGTTGTCGAGGTGTCCGCCGCTGTCGAGTTGTGCGGCGCTGTCGAGTTATGCGGCGCTGTCGAGGTGAGTGGCGTTCTCGAGGGGAGCGGTGTCCTTCGCGGGGGCGACCCTCTCTGCATCGGCAGCCGCCTTATCGTCGAGGCTGCCCCCCGCGTGTATTTTGCCACGTAAAACTCGAAGAGCCTTCGGCGCGTGAACAGGTTGGGGAGATGGAAATGGATGACCTTGTCGAACCGCTTGGATCGCACGAGCGCGGAGTCTAGCATCTTGTACCGGTTGGTGGCCCCGATAAAGAGGATAAATTTCCCCGCTCGGTGCTTCCTCAGGTTGAACAGCTCCTCCACCTCCTGCAGCGTGAGGTCGTTGTTTAGGTAGTACTGCATAATTTCGTAGCCGTCCCGTTCTCTCGGGGGGGGGCCATGCCCGCTGGGGTGGCGATCACCGCTGGGGTAGCGATCACCGCTGGGGTGGCGATCACCACTGCTGTATGGATCCCCCCCGATGTGCCGCTTCACGTGATCCCCCCCGGTGTGCCGCTTCACATGGTCGTCGCTTGCACACTCGCTGCGCCCCTCTGCAGAGTCCGCTCCCGGCGCGACGATCTCCATGAAGGCTCTCCTGACGGTAGAAAAAAAGCCCCCTTTCTCCCGACCGCGAGATGCCATGAGGAACTGCTCCCGGTTGTACTCATGCAAAGAATCGATTTCTATCAACAGCTGGTTCAACGTCTGCGTGTACTCATGGTTGGCGTTGTTCCCCCCCTCGTTGTTCATGCATCTACTCAAGCCAATGCTATCTATCTCATCAATGAACAGAAGAACGGGTCTGGAGTTCCGTTTGGCTCTCTTAAAGTGGTTCCTTAATTTGGATGCCCCGTTTCCGATGTATAACTCTATGAAGGTTGATCCTGAGAGGTGAATGAACTCTACATCTAGCTCTCTCGCTATAGCTTTGGCTAACAGACTCTTCCCTGTTCCTGTCTCTCCAGTAAATAAAAGGGTGTTATAACCAGATAGGTTGAAATTTTCTGGAAATATACTCgaaaataagagaaaaaataaaaccccTTTAATGTCCTTCTTTGTCTTATCATTGAGGATAATATCACTCAAGGAGGTACCCTTACTTGTGCTGTGCAAAGAGCAATCTGTATTGGTAAAGGGTGATGAAAATGACAAATTCCTCTCATAGAAATAGAAAAACGTTGCCAAAGAAAGACTGTAAGTAACTAAAtcaaataaatttcttttaataatttcGACAAAGGATAACTTCATCGTTTTTTCatctaattttatttccacattttcgtaaattttatttttcagtaaaaatttcattatgtaatcattataaaaaattgtgtacatATTAGTCGTCTCTT is part of the Plasmodium cynomolgi strain B DNA, chromosome 1, whole genome shotgun sequence genome and encodes:
- a CDS encoding AAA family ATPase (putative), coding for MKGRNERKTNIEQVMSDYLINLSYLYKNSQSQSHSLSDHENGEGKMHRSNSSRVELIKQEALFMGKKNNSNSSGNINGSGNINGSANINSSGSSSVSTNDEVSSDSAKSKSSYYDQMMNAIFPPREREIYLHLKKILQTQKHLADVEANEYLFCYLFVLAIKNMFYSIILQRKVEHELEHGLGREDPIECNEEDPLECKEEDPRECKEEDPIECKGEDPIGCKGDGEDLDKGGEQPGEAQPGKVAPGEAPPGEAQPGEAQPGEAQPGEAPPGGAPPGEAPPGEAQPKRPNSQKAQTADRPRGEELLEDNCDNFGKNYIYLLFETLRNNKSYWLIPLSVLSCGYLYYKMKGRIAAYINNYYLNVTKYFTSTFLSPGGISDTAISKDYSHFFHNVQKNNVKTILFNPSNNTFTYMLSKATLPKSGTNINLFNSSKVVSNPTPSSQEETTNMYTIFYNDYIMKFLLKNKIYENVEIKLDEKTMKLSFVEIIKRNLFDLVTYSLSLATFFYFYERNLSFSSPFTNTDCSLHSTSKGTSLSDIILNDKTKKDIKGVLFFLLFSSIFPENFNLSGYNTLLFTGETGTGKSLLAKAIARELDVEFIHLSGSTFIELYIGNGASKLRNHFKRAKRNSRPVLLFIDEIDSIGLSRCMNNEGGNNANHEYTQTLNQLLIEIDSLHEYNREQFLMASRGREKGGFFSTVRRAFMEIVAPGADSAEGRSECASDDHVKRHTGGDHVKRHIGGDPYSSGDRHPSGDRYPSGDRHPSGHGPPPRERDGYEIMQYYLNNDLTLQEVEELFNLRKHRAGKFILFIGATNRYKMLDSALVRSKRHKFNSHFNALHPGATDKYEHLLKSLRKGRSGLNARGGKSNDDCEARNGDWLGDSHSCSHSGSHTPVDTLALSVLTTLFNCADIDEIVHSVQMKSLTQSHLYREGHNMNSALFEVVDSALFNKFTHDNHGEKLSIQGSKTETSDTKGSANIKFSGNNWCSDADYDEYLSKFIHFCNEELERRINDEDSRRKKNHRREGHSHGEKLTFDDLLFFNDLKKMKIKIWRDEDMNFLLQNGFCVSNGFFPPGRSYHLCLLWKSIESFYVTLHSSCRRATTQG